A part of Streptomyces sp. NBC_01210 genomic DNA contains:
- a CDS encoding DegT/DnrJ/EryC1/StrS family aminotransferase: MTSSNQQPIPAARPVIGEEEIEAAVRVLRSGRVVQGPEVAAFEEGFSELVEGRHCVAVNSGTSALHLLLLALGIGPGDEVIVPSFSFAASANAVRLVGADVVFADIEPGSYGLDPAAVEAAITPRTAAIMPVHLYGHPAAMDKIMPIAAKHKLAVVEDACQAHAAALNGTPVGAFGSGGTFSFYPTKNMHSLEGGMISTGDAEVARTLRLLRNQGMEQRYANEIVGANMRMTDVAAAVGRVQLSKLGGWTEQRIANAAYLTEHITAPNVQTPTVAEGARHIYHQYTIRITGDRDAAMAKLTEAGVGNAVYYPTPIHRLKPYWEPDQKAGRNWDLPETGRAASEVVSLPVHPSLTAEDLERIVAAVNDLGENL, translated from the coding sequence ATGACGAGCAGCAACCAGCAGCCCATTCCCGCTGCCCGCCCGGTCATCGGTGAGGAAGAGATCGAGGCGGCGGTACGCGTACTGCGTTCCGGCAGGGTCGTACAGGGCCCGGAGGTGGCGGCATTCGAGGAGGGCTTCTCGGAGCTGGTCGAGGGGCGCCATTGCGTGGCCGTCAACTCGGGTACCTCCGCACTGCACCTCCTTCTGCTGGCACTTGGTATCGGTCCGGGTGACGAAGTAATCGTTCCTTCGTTCTCGTTCGCCGCCTCGGCGAACGCGGTCCGCCTGGTCGGCGCCGACGTCGTCTTCGCCGACATCGAGCCCGGCAGCTACGGCCTGGACCCGGCGGCGGTCGAGGCCGCCATCACGCCGCGCACCGCCGCGATCATGCCGGTGCACCTCTACGGCCACCCGGCCGCGATGGACAAGATCATGCCCATCGCCGCCAAGCACAAGCTGGCCGTGGTCGAGGACGCCTGCCAGGCGCACGCCGCGGCGCTGAACGGCACCCCGGTCGGCGCCTTCGGCTCCGGCGGCACGTTCAGCTTCTACCCGACCAAGAACATGCACTCCCTCGAGGGCGGCATGATCTCCACCGGTGACGCCGAGGTCGCCCGCACCCTGCGCCTGCTGCGCAACCAGGGCATGGAGCAGCGGTACGCCAACGAGATCGTCGGCGCCAACATGCGGATGACCGACGTCGCCGCCGCCGTCGGCCGCGTACAGCTGTCGAAGTTGGGCGGCTGGACCGAGCAGCGCATCGCCAACGCCGCGTACCTCACCGAGCACATCACGGCGCCGAACGTGCAGACCCCGACGGTCGCCGAGGGCGCGCGCCACATCTACCACCAGTACACGATCCGGATCACAGGGGACCGCGACGCCGCGATGGCGAAGCTCACCGAGGCGGGCGTCGGCAACGCCGTGTACTACCCGACCCCGATCCACCGGCTGAAGCCGTACTGGGAGCCGGACCAGAAGGCCGGCCGTAACTGGGACCTGCCCGAGACCGGGCGCGCGGCCTCCGAGGTCGTCTCGCTGCCGGTGCATCCTTCGCTGACCGCGGAGGACCTCGAGCGCATCGTCGCCGCCGTGAACGATCTTGGAGAGAATCTGTGA
- a CDS encoding Rne/Rng family ribonuclease, translating to MLEPNESGTAGDTENNSPSDTLPPRRRRRAASRPAGPPTAAAGTKGAVEATDVADVADVTESVAPAAAAVESTESAEPEAAAPRTRRRAARKATAPAGAPQSVEAAEPEAPAAEVSEPEPEAAAPRTRRRATRKATAPEPVAEAVPEAVPAAEDQAETPAEAPAPRGRARRRASAPAGAPQAPEATETAEAAETAETAETAEPAEEAAPTGRTRRRATRKATAPAGAPQADENGVADAGESLPQDVVAQIAADEAEVAAAEKAATRGRTRRRAVSPEFTAQPKAAKADQGEKAEKAEKAEKSEAPARGRRATRPAVAVFQAPVFTEPMFQTPETAAAAAAAAVETEPEEDEEYVEPVAEPVAAEPAGRRRRRRRGEPAEPVEAPAPVAQEAEPEAETESGQAAEAGEGEESDEFEDRPSRRRRRGGRRRRRGEPADADETSEEADEAAAEDVQDDEEAADDEEQGDTETPSAAGTSSSRRRRRRRRRSGDSGPEDETGSGDPERTVVKVREPRAPRTKSDEPSDEVQSIKGSTRLEAKKQRRREGREQGRRRVPIITEAEFLARREAVERVMVVRQNGERTQIGVLEDNVLVEHYVNKEQATSYVGNVYLGKVQNVLPSMEAAFVDIGKGRNAVLYAGEVNFEALGMANGPRRIEAALKSGQSVLVQVTKDPIGHKGARLTSQVSLPGRYLVYVPEGSMTGISRKLPDTERARLKTILKKIVPEDAGVIVRTAAEGASEDELRRDVERLQAQWEDIQKKSKSGNAPTLLYGEPDMTVRVVRDIFNEDFSKVIVSGDEAWDTIHGYVSHVAPDLVDRLQRWTSEVDVFASNRIDEQLMKALDRKVWLPSGGSLVIDKTEAMIVVDVNTGKFTGQGGNLEETVTRNNLEAAEEIVRQLRLRDLGGIVVVDFIDMVLESNRDLVMRRLLECLGRDRTKHQVAEVTSLGLVQMTRKRVGQGLLESFSETCVHCNGRGVIVHMEQPTTAGGGGGGKRSKKRGRGGAEHVHELEHEAVVETEAETEAEIAAEVAAPVALAEPEFVPDEELYSSAAEAEAAATRGRGRRRATRKATAPAGAPKAAEAAEAKAAEVTVAEPRAEEPKALEVTSVAPVAESAAPAEEAAPTGRTRRRATRKATAPAGSPATSEPTVVETTVKESAAEPEPEPEAKAEAEAPVVAPAVEEAPVAAPPRARRRVTRKVTAPAGSPSGAEEAAIVVVAATHESQAEPEAGTAETTETENEAPAKKTARKAAKKATAKKAATKKTAAKKTAAKKTTAKKATAKKTAAAEQQTLSSVSASTDS from the coding sequence ATGCTCGAGCCGAACGAATCCGGCACCGCCGGAGACACAGAGAACAATTCCCCCAGCGACACGTTGCCGCCGCGCCGCAGGCGCCGCGCCGCGTCGCGTCCCGCAGGACCGCCGACCGCGGCCGCGGGCACCAAGGGCGCCGTGGAAGCCACGGACGTCGCTGACGTTGCCGACGTCACTGAGAGCGTCGCTCCGGCCGCAGCGGCCGTGGAGAGCACCGAGAGCGCCGAGCCGGAGGCCGCCGCGCCGCGTACGCGCCGTCGTGCGGCTCGTAAGGCGACCGCGCCTGCCGGTGCGCCGCAGTCGGTCGAGGCCGCTGAGCCCGAGGCGCCCGCCGCCGAGGTGTCCGAGCCCGAGCCGGAGGCCGCCGCGCCGCGTACCCGTCGTCGTGCGACCCGTAAGGCCACCGCGCCCGAGCCGGTCGCCGAAGCCGTGCCCGAAGCCGTGCCCGCAGCCGAGGACCAGGCCGAGACCCCGGCCGAGGCCCCCGCGCCGCGTGGCCGTGCCCGCCGCCGGGCCTCCGCGCCCGCCGGTGCGCCGCAGGCCCCCGAGGCCACGGAGACCGCCGAGGCTGCGGAGACCGCCGAGACCGCCGAGACCGCCGAGCCCGCGGAGGAGGCGGCCCCCACGGGCCGTACCCGCCGCCGCGCCACCCGTAAGGCCACCGCGCCCGCCGGCGCACCGCAGGCCGACGAGAACGGCGTCGCCGACGCGGGCGAGAGCCTGCCGCAGGACGTGGTGGCACAGATCGCCGCGGACGAGGCCGAGGTCGCGGCCGCCGAGAAGGCGGCGACACGGGGCCGTACGCGCCGCCGTGCCGTCTCGCCCGAGTTCACCGCCCAGCCGAAGGCCGCCAAGGCCGACCAGGGCGAGAAGGCTGAGAAGGCTGAGAAGGCCGAGAAGAGCGAGGCGCCCGCGCGTGGCCGCCGCGCCACCCGGCCCGCCGTCGCCGTCTTCCAGGCCCCGGTCTTCACCGAGCCGATGTTCCAGACCCCGGAGACGGCCGCCGCGGCCGCCGCCGCTGCCGTGGAGACGGAGCCGGAGGAGGACGAGGAGTACGTCGAGCCGGTCGCCGAGCCCGTCGCTGCCGAGCCCGCCGGACGTCGCCGTCGCCGCCGCCGTGGCGAGCCCGCCGAGCCCGTCGAGGCCCCGGCGCCCGTGGCGCAGGAGGCCGAGCCCGAGGCGGAGACCGAGTCCGGGCAGGCCGCCGAGGCCGGTGAGGGCGAGGAGTCGGACGAGTTCGAGGACCGCCCGTCGCGTCGTCGCCGCCGTGGCGGCCGTCGCCGTCGCCGTGGCGAGCCCGCCGACGCCGACGAGACCTCGGAGGAGGCCGACGAGGCCGCCGCCGAGGACGTCCAGGACGACGAGGAAGCCGCGGACGACGAGGAGCAGGGCGACACCGAGACCCCCTCGGCCGCCGGCACCAGCAGCAGCCGGCGCCGGCGCCGCCGTCGTCGTCGCAGCGGTGACTCCGGGCCCGAGGACGAGACGGGTTCGGGCGACCCCGAGCGTACGGTCGTCAAGGTCCGCGAGCCGCGCGCCCCGCGTACCAAGAGCGACGAGCCGTCCGACGAGGTGCAGTCCATCAAGGGCTCGACCCGTCTGGAGGCGAAGAAGCAGCGCCGCCGCGAGGGCCGCGAGCAGGGCCGCCGCCGGGTGCCGATCATCACGGAGGCCGAGTTCCTGGCCCGCCGTGAGGCCGTCGAGCGTGTGATGGTCGTCCGGCAGAACGGCGAGCGCACCCAGATCGGCGTGCTCGAGGACAACGTGCTCGTCGAGCACTACGTCAACAAGGAGCAGGCCACCTCGTACGTCGGCAATGTCTACCTGGGCAAGGTGCAGAACGTACTGCCGTCCATGGAGGCCGCGTTCGTCGACATCGGCAAGGGGCGCAACGCCGTCCTGTACGCCGGCGAGGTCAACTTCGAGGCGCTGGGCATGGCCAACGGCCCGCGCCGTATCGAGGCCGCGCTCAAGTCCGGCCAGTCGGTCCTCGTCCAGGTGACCAAGGACCCGATCGGCCACAAGGGCGCCCGCCTGACCAGCCAGGTCTCGCTGCCCGGCCGCTACCTGGTCTATGTGCCCGAGGGCTCGATGACCGGCATCAGCCGCAAGCTGCCCGACACCGAGCGTGCGCGTCTGAAGACCATCCTCAAGAAGATCGTTCCCGAGGACGCGGGCGTCATCGTGCGTACCGCCGCCGAGGGCGCGAGCGAGGACGAGCTGCGCCGCGACGTCGAGCGGCTGCAGGCGCAGTGGGAGGACATCCAGAAGAAGTCCAAGAGCGGCAATGCCCCGACGCTGCTCTACGGCGAGCCGGACATGACCGTCCGCGTCGTCCGCGACATCTTCAACGAGGACTTCTCCAAGGTCATCGTCAGCGGTGACGAGGCGTGGGACACCATCCACGGCTATGTCTCGCACGTCGCGCCGGACCTGGTCGACCGCCTGCAGCGGTGGACCAGTGAGGTCGACGTCTTCGCGTCGAACCGCATCGACGAGCAGCTGATGAAGGCGCTGGACCGCAAGGTCTGGCTGCCGAGCGGTGGCTCGCTGGTGATCGACAAGACCGAGGCCATGATCGTGGTCGACGTCAACACCGGGAAGTTCACCGGCCAGGGCGGCAACCTCGAGGAGACCGTCACCAGGAACAACCTGGAGGCGGCCGAGGAGATCGTGCGCCAGCTGCGGCTGCGCGACCTGGGCGGCATCGTCGTCGTCGACTTCATCGACATGGTGCTGGAGTCCAACCGGGACCTGGTCATGCGGCGGCTGCTCGAGTGCCTGGGCCGCGACCGTACGAAGCACCAGGTGGCCGAGGTCACCTCGCTGGGCCTGGTCCAGATGACCCGTAAGCGGGTGGGCCAGGGTCTCCTGGAGTCCTTCTCCGAGACCTGCGTCCACTGCAACGGCCGCGGTGTGATCGTGCACATGGAGCAGCCGACCACCGCCGGTGGCGGTGGCGGCGGCAAGCGCTCCAAGAAGCGCGGCCGCGGCGGTGCGGAGCACGTGCACGAGCTCGAGCACGAGGCCGTCGTCGAGACCGAGGCCGAGACCGAGGCGGAGATCGCCGCCGAGGTGGCTGCCCCGGTGGCGCTGGCGGAGCCCGAGTTCGTGCCGGACGAGGAGCTGTACAGCAGCGCCGCGGAGGCGGAGGCGGCCGCGACGCGCGGTCGTGGCCGCCGCCGGGCGACGCGTAAGGCGACGGCTCCGGCCGGTGCGCCGAAGGCCGCGGAGGCAGCGGAGGCAAAGGCCGCGGAGGTCACGGTCGCCGAGCCGAGGGCCGAGGAGCCGAAGGCCCTGGAGGTCACGTCCGTGGCCCCGGTCGCCGAGTCGGCGGCGCCCGCGGAGGAGGCGGCCCCGACGGGCCGTACCCGCCGCCGGGCGACCCGTAAGGCGACGGCTCCGGCCGGCTCCCCGGCGACGTCGGAGCCGACGGTCGTGGAGACCACGGTCAAGGAGAGCGCCGCCGAGCCCGAGCCCGAGCCCGAGGCGAAGGCCGAGGCCGAGGCGCCCGTCGTGGCTCCCGCAGTCGAGGAGGCTCCCGTCGCCGCCCCGCCGCGTGCGCGCCGCCGGGTGACCCGCAAGGTCACCGCTCCCGCCGGTTCGCCCTCGGGCGCGGAGGAGGCCGCGATCGTCGTGGTCGCCGCCACGCACGAGTCGCAGGCGGAGCCGGAGGCCGGCACGGCGGAGACCACGGAGACCGAGAACGAGGCTCCGGCCAAGAAGACGGCCCGCAAGGCCGCCAAGAAGGCCACCGCGAAGAAGGCCGCCACCAAGAAGACGGCGGCCAAGAAGACCGCGGCGAAGAAGACGACCGCCAAGAAGGCCACGGCGAAGAAGACCGCGGCCGCCGAGCAGCAGACGCTGTCGTCGGTGTCGGCATCGACCGACAGCTGA
- a CDS encoding TIGR03936 family radical SAM-associated protein, with the protein MQRIRLRYTKRGRLRFTSHRDFQRAFERALRRAEVPMAYSAGFTPHPKVSYANAAPTGTGSEAEYLEIALTEHRDPDKLRELLDESLPGGLDITDAVEARTSGLADRLTASVWELRLDGVPVEDAEKAVSGFLSAETVEVERKTKNGMRTFDARGAVAELQALHPQADASVGSTGAATAALINRSGDGPCAILRLVVRHVTPAVRPDDVLSGLRAVADLAPPVPAAVTRLAQGLFDEESGTVTDPLAPDREAVLAAPPTAAGTAAATAPEGPAA; encoded by the coding sequence GTGCAGCGCATCCGACTGCGCTACACCAAGCGCGGCCGCCTCCGGTTCACCAGCCACCGCGACTTCCAGCGTGCTTTCGAGCGCGCTCTGCGCCGTGCCGAGGTGCCCATGGCGTACTCGGCGGGCTTCACCCCGCACCCCAAGGTCTCGTACGCCAATGCCGCACCCACCGGCACGGGCAGCGAGGCCGAATACCTGGAGATCGCTCTCACCGAGCACCGCGACCCGGACAAGCTGCGTGAGCTGCTCGACGAGTCGCTGCCCGGCGGGCTCGACATCACCGACGCCGTCGAGGCCCGGACCTCGGGTCTCGCCGACCGGCTCACCGCATCCGTGTGGGAGCTGCGGCTCGACGGCGTGCCCGTCGAGGACGCCGAGAAGGCCGTTTCCGGCTTCCTCTCCGCCGAGACCGTCGAGGTCGAGCGGAAGACGAAGAACGGCATGCGGACCTTCGACGCACGAGGTGCCGTGGCGGAGCTGCAGGCGCTCCATCCCCAGGCCGACGCAAGCGTCGGCTCCACTGGAGCGGCTACCGCCGCGCTCATCAATAGGTCGGGGGACGGGCCCTGTGCGATACTGCGGCTGGTTGTTCGGCACGTGACACCTGCTGTGCGACCCGACGACGTCCTGTCCGGTCTCCGAGCTGTGGCCGACCTGGCGCCGCCGGTCCCCGCAGCGGTGACCAGGCTGGCGCAGGGGCTCTTCGACGAGGAGTCCGGCACGGTGACCGACCCGCTCGCGCCCGACCGCGAGGCAGTTCTGGCCGCTCCACCCACGGCCGCCGGAACAGCCGCCGCGACGGCGCCGGAAGGTCCCGCCGCGTAA